In Camelina sativa cultivar DH55 chromosome 13, Cs, whole genome shotgun sequence, the genomic window aaaaaaaaaaaaaagaagaaatcgtCNNNNNNNNNNNNNNNNNNNNNNNNNNNNNNNNNNNNNNNNNNNNNNNNNNNNNNNNNNNNNNNNNNNNNNNNNNNNNNNNNNNNNNNNNNNNNNNNNNNNNNNNNNNNNNNNNNNNNNNNNNNNNNNNNNNNNNNNNNNNNNNNNNNNNNNNNNNNNNNNNNNNNNNNNNNNNNNNNNNNNNNNNNNNNNNNNNNNNNNNNNNNNNNNNNNNNNNNNNNNNNNNNNNNNNNNNNNNNNNNNNNNNNNNNNNNNNNNNNNNNNNNNNNNNNNNNNNNNNNNNNNNNNNNNNNNNNNNNNNNNNNNNNNNNNNNNNNNNNNNNNNNNNNNNNNNNNNNNNNNNNNNNNNNNNNNNNNNNNNNNNNNNNNNNNNNNNNNNNNNNNNNNNNNNNNNNNNNNNNNNNNNNNNNNNNNNNNNNNNNNNNNNNNNNNNNNNNNNNNNNNNNNNNNNNNNNNNNNNNNNNNNNNNNNNNNNNNNNNNNNNNNNNNNNNNNNNNNNNNNNNNNNNNNNNNNNNNNNNNNNNNNNNNNNNNNNNNNNNNNNNNNNNNNNNNNNNNNNNNNNNNNNNNNNNNNNNNNNNNNNNNNNNNNNNNNNNNNNNNNNNNNNNNNNNNNNNNNNNNNNNNNNNNNNNNNNNNNNNNNNNNNNNNNNNNNNNNNNNNNNNNNNNNNNNNNNNNNNNNNNNNNNNNNNNNNNNNNNNNNNNNNNNNNNNNNNNNNNNNNNNNNNNNNNNNNNNNNNNNNNNNNNNNNNNNNNNNNNNNNNNNNNNNNNNNNNNNNNtttttttttttttttcgattcaATTGATTTTGTGACCTAATGGGTGTTtgtaattgtatataatatGCGCCTTTTAATTTGCTAAAGCATACAACTTTCTGAAAATTTGGATTAAAAATATGTGAATCATTAAACATCTAGTGAATTGCTAAACTTGGTGAAGTGTGTCACAACTCACAGGCATGGCTCTTAGATCAGTATGGAGTCCTTCATGATGGCAAAAAGCCGTACCCTGGTGCGATATCGACATGTACGTTCTCGTTTCTTCTATTGGGGTTTTACATTTTTCTAGTGTGTATAAAAACCAATTCTTTCACTGTTCATTGTTTAGGTAGGACATTGGATTCAGTGTTGACTATATTTGATATAGTCCAAATAAGTTCGCGTAATGACTGatgtaacttttgttttattggaGTTGCAGTAAAAAATCTTGCAACAGCAGGTGCCAAAATTGTGATCATTAGTAATTCCTCTAGACGTGCTTCAACTACAATGGAGAAGTTGAAAGGCCTTGGCTTTGATCCTTCTTTCTTCACCGGAGCTATAACAAGTGGTGAACTAACCCATCAGTCTTTGCAGAGGTTATTTACCAACAACTCCTTATTCGCAGTATAGATGCTATTTAATACTTAGTTGAACTTACTGATTAATGTATGTTGCAGGAGAGATGATCCTTGGTTTGCTGCACTAGGAAGGAGTTGCATTCACATGACTTGGAATGACCGAGGAGCAATCTCTTTAGAGGTTTACTTTTCATCTTTGTTATTTGGTTGCTTACTGATTTATCAATGAAGGTATTTGATGTAGTTTTTGTTTCAGGGTCTAGGTTTAAATGTTGTGGAGAATGTCGACGAAGCTGACTTTGTTTTAGCTCACGGCACTGAAGCCTTAGGACTTCAGGCAGTGTATCTCCAATGCCTCTCGACGAACTTGAGAAGATTTTGGAGAAATCTGCAGCTCGAGGACTCCCCATGATCGTTGCCAATCCAGATTACGTGACTGTTGAAGCAAATGTTTTTCATATCATGCCAGGTACATTTACTTACATCTCTGAAGCTATCCAATTTTGTCTTCTAATTATGATGGTATATAAAGAAGCATATAAATAATCTCTCATTCATGATTTATACAGGTACACTAGCTTCCAAGTATGAAGAACTTGGGGGAGAAGTGAAGTGGATGGGCAAACCTCATAAGGTTTGAATGTTTGACTATCTTGTTACTTTGTGTCTGTATAATGGTTTGTTGACTGTTTGTATTTTGCAGATGATCTATGAGTCTGCTATGGCAATCGCAGGAGTTGTCAATCCATCCGAGGCTATCGCAGTAGGAGATTCGCTACATCATGATATAAAGGGAGCAAATAATTCAGGAATTGAATCAATATTCATCACTGGAGGGATTCATGGTAATGAGCTTGGTCTCACTTCGTTTGATGAGGTTGCAAATCTGGACTCAGTTAAGACCCTTACGGCTAAACACAACGCAGTCCCAGCTTATGTATTATCAGCCTTTAAATGGTAGATTCCATGTACAAACCATATTATTGATTCTTGATCTACAGTTTGCCTTCATTTAACACTTACGAGTGTAATTCAGAAAACTCACTTGCTATGAATATAACTCTTATTGCTGTGTGAATGAGTAAGATACAAAATGAAGTTACATATTACACAAATGAATCTGGAGCTTAAAGGTTAGCATAAATGCGCCGAATTTGCCCAGCCAAAAACCTCACAAGAAAGAATAAATACACAAGGAATCTCCGTTGCTGGATAATATCACTGCAAGATCTCTATGCCATTTCACGACTTAAGTATCTTAATCCAGTTCACTAACAAGGTCCCTAAGAGAGGGAACCTTGATGGCCAGAGTTTTGTAGAGTCTAGAGTAGCGAGCTCTTGTGCCATCGGCTGTTTTAGCTAAAGCCAGCAAACTTAGAGCTTCGGGTAATTGCGCAAACATTTGTTTCATTTCCTCTAAGCTCATGTTTACTAGAACAGAAGGTCGTGGGACAACTCTGACAATTTCCCCTCCTTTGGGCTCTTGAACTCGTGCATCAGCCTTGATCACGAGCTCTGAGTTGGTGTTGCCCCCACATTTTATGATGAATGGGGCTGATGAACCTGTGTTGAATTGCAAAACATTCCACTGGGATACATCAGTTTCACCTGAGGATATTGATTCTAATGAGGATCTCCGGTCGTGTGATCGTTCCAGAAGATTATTGTCCTCTTGTTCAGGAATCGTCTGCAGTCAAGAGAAACAAGTTAGTTTGTTCGATATTTAATCCGGATATCATCATTATATCAGGTAGAGTTCTTTGTGTCTATGGTAGGTTCATGGAGAAACTAATTATACATGGAAAGAAAAGGTACCTCGACCAACTGGTGTGCTGTAGCAATTTCTCTTTGTGCACATGGATGATCGATATCAAGAAGAGAAGGCATTCGCTCAGTGAGTTCATCAAGGGCCTCAAGTAATgctttcttcttgcttttactCAAAACATNCGACTTAAGTATCTTAATCCAGTTCACTAACAAGGTCCCTAAGAGAGGGAACCTTGATGGCCAGAGTTTTGTAGAGTCTAGAGTAGCGAGCTCTTGTGCCATCGGCTGTTTTAGCTAAAGCCAGCAAACTTAGAGCTTCGGGTAATTGCGCAAACATTTGTTTCATTTCCTCTAAGCTCATGTTTACTAGAACAGAAGGTCGTGGGACAACTCTGACAATTTCCCCTCCTTTGGGCTCTTGAACTCGTGCATCAGCCTTGATCACGAGCTCTGAGTTGGTGTTGCCCCCACATTTTATGATGAATGGGGCTGATGAACCTGTGTTGAATTGCAAAACATTCCACTGGGATACATCAGTTTCACCTGAGGATATTGATTCTAATGAGGATCTCCGGTCGTGTGATCGTTCCAGAAGATTATTGTCCTCTTGTTCAGGAATCGTCTGCAGTCAAGAGAAACAAGTTAGTTTGTTCGATATTTAATCCGGATATCATCATTATATCAGGTAGAGTTCTTTGTGTCTATGGTAGGTTCATGGAGAAACTAATTATACATGGAAAGAAAAGGTACCTCGACCAACTGGTGTGCTGTAGCAATTTCTCTTTGTGCACATGGATGATCGATATCAAGAAGAGAAGGCATTCGCTCAGTGAGTTCATCAAGGGCCTCAAGTAATgctttcttcttgcttttactCAAAACATGGACAGAGGCTTGTCTTGTAATTTCCTGCAGGATGCAAATTAAGTTACTGAccaaaaattaaccaaaaaccaAGATCAATTATGAAGCAACATGGTCTCAAATGGAGGTATAAATACCTTGACTTGCTTCAAAATGCCATCCAAAGAAATTAGAGATGCTAATCTTGAGTCTTCAGCTGCCGTTGAAGGGTTTGGAACAGGAGAACTGCCTTCTTCCAGGTTAAGCAAAGCTGCATCACTTCTCATTTGTTGTAAAATCTGGTAAAGAAAGCATAACAAAAGTCAGAGCACAAAAacgttttaaattaaaaattaaagcaaCCCAGAACTATGTCATTTATTTTCAGGCACGGTGGTGtacctttcttcttttgtggtcAACAGACTCAAGAGCTGATCGAAGCTTAGACACTTGACCAGCATCTTCTGCCTCTTCTGCCGCCAAGGTGCCAGCAATATCCTATAACGCGGTTCCATATTAATCCTCATTCCAAACTAATTATTCAGACTAAAACCTTTGACCTCAAAATAAACCTAGACCACAGCATCAGATACTTAAAGACATCTTTTATTTCAAACCATTGGGAATGTCTATCTGCCTATTCCACTCAAATTATCTTTTTTGACCAATGACATTGCATACCTTCATGTGCTGCATTTGAGAAGTATAGACACGTTTTGCATACTCAGACAGAAGCTGCCCGAGAGCATCTGTGTGAGGTGGCACCGCAGCCCCTAGTCCAGCCATCCACCCATCCATAATTGCCGTGGAAAGAAGCTCTAGTTGGCCACCAGTTCCTCCCGAGACATCATCTGCGGTCACGGAAAGAAACTCAAAATGTTCTGCAAGCCATAACCGAATCTGTCGCTGCAGTTCACCAGCCGGAGTGTGAACAAATAATGCAGCCAAGGCTTTGTTCCCAATAGCAAAGCTTTTGGCTTCATCTTGCATTTCCCGCAGCTTAACTCCAGTAACTTGCTGCCTCCCAGTATCCTAGATGATTACAATCAAGAGCATAAGTGTCTCTTAGGTAGACTCGNTCAGACTAAAACCTTTGACCTCAAAATAAACCTAGACCACAGCATCAGATACTTAAAGACATCTTTTATTTCAAACCATTGGGAATGTCTATCTGCCTATTCCACTCAAATTATCTTTTTTGACCAATGACATTGCATACCTTCATGTGCTGCATTTGAGAAGTATAGACACGTTTTGCATACTCAGACAGAAGCTGCCCGAGAGCATCAGTGTGAGGTGGCACCGCAGCCCCTAGTCCAGCCATCCAGCCATCCATAATTGCCGTGGAAAGAAGCTCTAGTTGGCCACCAGTTCCTCCCGAGACATCATCTGCGGTCACGGAAAGAAACTCAAAATGTTCTGCAAGCCATAACCGAATCTGTCGCTGCAGTTCACCAGCCGGAGTGTGAACAAATAATGCAGCCAAGGCTTTGTTCCCAATAGCAAAGCTTTTGGCTTCATCTTGCATTTCCCGCAGCTTCACTCCAGTAACTTGCTGCCTCCCAGTATCCTAGATGATTACAATCAAGAGCATAAGTGTCTCTTAGGTAGACTCGAGCATCTTTGAGAATTAACAGCACTTCCAAGGTAAATTTTACCTGTTCAAGTCCACGCATTCTTGATACTACAGATGCCAACTTGTTTTTCCTTTCTGgttttatatttactttaaaGCCATGGATCTGCGTATCAAGATATCGAACTGGGGATCTACCTGGGCTGCTACCCCTGCTATTGCTTTTACTTCTACCAGTATTAGGCTTCTCAAGAAAGCACTCGACAGGAGATACCTAAATGAAGAGGATAGGTTTAATTTTTCAAGGAGAGATAAAATATCATACAGGCCAAGGCCAAAGCTACGACTCGTCTGCCTATGCTCACCCTGATAGACTGAAGCTCAGGTGATCGCGCCAGTAAGGACCTTATGTATAATATCCTAACTCGGGAAACAAGCATGGTATCCATTACTCTTCTTGGTTCCATTTTACTAATAAATGAAAAGACAGAATCTCTGATCTCAGCAAGGATTTCATGCTCTCTGGAAGCACCAGCCTTGATAACAGCTGCCAAAACCTGCAAGTCAACAATAAGAAAAATGCTTTCCAAAATAAGTTGATGATAACCTTCACTCTCCAAATAATAATACAAGGTATAATGGTGTCAATTTACATAAGTATACAACTGAACCGtctaaaaagataataaaacatTTAGATATTAACCAAGTACCAGCATTAGTAGCTTGTTTGCACCGTCAGCAATGGCAGCAAGACCTTCATATTCTTCAGGGTCAAAGTCGTTCAATGCAGCCGTCAAGTATTCTCCAGCTGGTGTGGTCTTTACTATATCAGAGCCAGATTTTACTACAGTAATTGCTCCGTCATTCTTATTTGATCTAGATGGTAAAGCAACAGCTTCTTCCGAAAATGCTTCTCCCCTACTATTTCTCTCGGAGagagaaaattacatttagtcaataaattgaaaaatacaGAATAAGAACTCAAGTGTTCAAACGGATCACGAAGTCACCTGTGAACATTGGCAGGCTGATTGTTTGGTGAGGCTTTTGATGAGGGACTCAATCCCTACAacaaaaaatgaataagaaagttttataaatgGAGTGCAAGGAGCAAGGAATTCTCTACGTGTATAGTGTTGAACATACAGTAGCAATTAATAAAGAACAGatgtaaattaatttttcttccaaatctaTAAGAGAGCAGTGAGGGAGATATGATATTGAAGCATGCTTCATTCAGCATAACTGCACAAGAGAAACGAACTACCTGGGTCGAAGCAGCCATTGATCTTTCTGTTAATCTGTCAAACAACTTTTCGTTTTCTTCATGCAATCTCTGCAAAAAACATTGTTCTCATCAGATAAATGAACTAGTGCACATATCAACGCTTCAACCAGAGGGAAAAAAAACTCCACCAATCAGAATATGTTCAAGAGTAAGACAAAGCAGAACCTCAATTAGTGCATCACGTTTTTTCAGTTCGTCCTCAAGTTTCTTGGTAACAGAAGAATCAGTTGTGGTGTCAGCTGCTTTTGGTATTGAAGAAGATTGTAAGGCATCTCCTGTTCTTGTTGCGTTGGATTTGACGGCTTCACCTACTTGTGATTCCAAGTCTATAATTTTGGcctgaatcaaaatcaaataagataAAGGAGAATGATATGATTACCATGTGCAGAGAAGTcaacaaatccaaaaatcaattGCCTTGCATAGATCTTAAACTTCAGAGAGTAGCTACTTCCTATTCGTGGAGCACCAACCTGGAGATTTTGAATGGTGGAATCTTGTTGTTGCATTTGCAGCTTCTGTTCCTGATCCAACTGTAAAAATTGAGCTATTTGATTTCTTAACTGAGAATTCTGCTCCTTCTCTAGTCTATGTTTGTCTACAAGCATAGTATTCTCTGACTGCATCAAGTACAAGACGGATAAtgagcaacaaacaaaaaggttaTAAAGAATTGTAGAAAAGTCAAACAAGAAGAACCCAGGTGAAGCTGATAACCTTCAAATCTGATTGCAATGTAAATGAAACTTTCCACGCCCTCTGCACTTCACTGTAGAGCAATACACACTGGTCATTTGCATCTTTAAGTGCTTGTTTTAAGCCCACAACCTCTTGTTTCAGATTCtgattttctctctctttctccaacagCTCCTTCCGAGCATCACTTGCCTGCAGGACAAAAGGTTATCTATGTTGTAGCAAAAAGCATCtcttgaaacaggacaaacTAGCTCAGTCTGATTTTATACTGTGTTCTGTTCTCTAGAAATTGGGATGATCTAGAAAAGGGAGAGATAAATCGAACAGATCAATCAAGCCAAATCCTGAACTACACCATCTGACATCTGTATTCTCGTTTCTtaattgtttatctttttcacATTCACTTACCACATCTCTCCATTTCTTGATTGTATCTCGATTTCCAAGACTTGGTATAATATTCCTAGCTCTAGCAGCATAACTGAGAGATGCTATTGTTTCAGACAAGTTTTGTGCACTCGGACAGATGTTAACAATCATCAACGTTTTGGAGCTTCCCCCTACACATCAGGATATTGCATCTCAGTTACAAAAAATTGTGGCAAAAcccttaaaaaataaaaaaaattgagggtGAAATAAGAGGATAAGATGCATatattgaaaagaagaaaattttacctaGCGAATCTGCAAGTATTCTTGTAAGCATTGAATTCTCATAGGAAATTGAATCCTTTTCTGACGTCAATGAGGATAAAACATCTCCCAACCTATAGAACCAGAGATATACGCAGTAAGTTAACAGAATAAATTATTGCGTTGAAGCCTACACATGGAAAACTTTGTCAGACCTTTACATGATAAAGATGCAGAAGTGAATATAGCTTACTGGTAAAGAGGAgtgaataaaagagagaaataataaTCTGACATACGTTGAAATCGAATTCATGACATGCAACAGATCAGTGACATGGTCTCCACTGTCATCTTCCACGGTTAAACCTTCACTTCCAGCCATGTCAACTAGAGAAAGCttactatatatgttttctcCAGTAATCGTGTTACTATAGTATATGTGTATTGTGACAATCCTGCCAAGAGAGAAGCCATCCATTAAAGACATGTGAATAGAGAACCTAAGCAGAGAATTATCTCAATATAACAAAAAGAGGAACATTTCcatgaacaaaataaaacatacagATGGGTCAcgttaaattttgatttatcatTGCCCCGGTTCTGAAATGCAGATTTCAAGACTCTTAAGAACTCCAGAGGATTATCAACTTTTTCCTGTCTGAGCTCTATAACAGATTCGTCTAAACCCATGGTTATCTTCGGCAAGTTGCTCTCACTGTCCAAAAGTAGATCTCTGATCTGAAAATTAAAGTTGCTGAATTAGAAGTTTCAGATTTCGTTACAGAACCATCTTGCAATATAATATAGGCCAAAAGTATTAATACTCCGGACACAACTGGAGCACCTGTTCATTATAAATCTCAAACACTGAAAGAGAGAAACTGAATCGAGATGTGGAAGTTGAATCAGAATTGGCTAGGTCGAAAAGTTCCTCAAAACAACGTGCATATAGACCACGGTCGTGATTTGAACCTTCCTGCGAAACAACAGTCAATAAAATTGATTCAACGAAGAGCCAAAGGGAGACAACAAATCACTGTGAAAATAGACAG contains:
- the LOC104735058 gene encoding kinesin-like protein KIN-14A isoform X3, producing the protein MGDQRNKTNNNRWNWEVSGFEPRKSSSSNASLLDAGGHRSTGPLLRRNSISTPSLPPKQALASKVNGLKDKVKLAKEDYLELRQEATDLQEYSNAKLDRVTRYLGVLAEKSRKLDQFALETEARISPLINEKKRLFNDLLTAKGNIKVFCRARPLLEDEGPSIIEFPGDCTICVNTNDDTLSNPKKDFEFDRVYGPHVGQAALFSDVQPFVQSALDGSNVSMFAYGQTCAGKTYTLEGSNHDRGLYARCFEELFDLANSDSTSTSRFSFSLSVFEIYNEQIRDLLLDSESNLPKITMGLDESVIELRQEKVDNPLEFLRVLKSAFQNRGNDKSKFNVTHLIVTIHIYYSNTITGENIYSKLSLVDMAGSEGLTVEDDSGDHVTDLLHVMNSISTLGDVLSSLTSEKDSISYENSMLTRILADSLGGSSKTLMIVNICPSAQNLSETIASLSYAARARNIIPSLGNRDTIKKWRDVASDARKELLEKERENQNLKQEVVGLKQALKDANDQCVLLYSEVQRAWKVSFTLQSDLKSENTMLVDKHRLEKEQNSQLRNQIAQFLQLDQEQKLQMQQQDSTIQNLQAKIIDLESQVGEAVKSNATRTGDALQSSSIPKAADTTTDSSVTKKLEDELKKRDALIERLHEENEKLFDRLTERSMAASTQGLSPSSKASPNNQPANVHRGEAFSEEAVALPSRSNKNDGAITVVKSGSDIVKTTPAGEYLTAALNDFDPEEYEGLAAIADGANKLLMLVLAAVIKAGASREHEILAEIRDSVFSFISKMEPRRVMDTMLVSRVRILYIRSLLARSPELQSIRVSPVECFLEKPNTGRSKSNSRGSSPGRSPVRYLDTQIHGFKVNIKPERKNKLASVVSRMRGLEQDTGRQQVTGVKLREMQDEAKSFAIGNKALAALFVHTPAGELQRQIRLWLAEHFEFLSVTADDVSGGTGGQLELLSTAIMDGWMAGLGAAVPPHTDALGQLLSEYAKRVYTSQMQHMKDIAGTLAAEEAEDAGQVSKLRSALESVDHKRRKILQQMRSDAALLNLEEGSSPVPNPSTAAEDSRLASLISLDGILKQVKEITRQASVHVLSKSKKKALLEALDELTERMPSLLDIDHPCAQREIATAHQLVETIPEQEDNNLLERSHDRRSSLESISSGETDVSQWNVLQFNTGSSAPFIIKCGGNTNSELVIKADARVQEPKGGEIVRVVPRPSVLVNMSLEEMKQMFAQLPEALSLLALAKTADGTRARYSRLYKTLAIKVPSLRDLVSELD
- the LOC104735058 gene encoding kinesin-like protein KIN-14A isoform X4, producing the protein MGDQRNKTNNNRWNWEVSGFEPRKSSSSNASLLDAGGHRSTGPLLRRNSISTPSLPPKQALASKVNGLKDKVKLAKEDYLELRQEATDLQEYSNAKLDRVTRYLGVLAEKSRKLDQFALETEARISPLINEKKRLFNDLLTAKGNIKVFCRARPLLEDEGPSIIEFPGDCTICVNTNDDTLSNPKKDFEFDRVYGPHVGQAALFSDVQPFVQSALDGSNVSMFAYGQTCAGKTYTLEGSNHDRGLYARCFEELFDLANSDSTSTSRFSFSLSVFEIYNEQIRDLLLDSESNLPKITMGLDESVIELRQEKVDNPLEFLRVLKSAFQNRGNDKSKFNVTHLIVTIHIYYSNTITGENIYSKLSLVDMAGSEGLTVEDDSGDHVTDLLHVMNSISTLGDVLSSLTSEKDSISYENSMLTRILADSLGGSSKTLMIVNICPSAQNLSETIASLSYAARARNIIPSLGNRDTIKKWRDVASDARKELLEKERENQNLKQEVVGLKQALKDANDQCVLLYSEVQRAWKVSFTLQSDLKSENTMLVDKHRLEKEQNSQLRNQIAQFLQLDQEQKLQMQQQDSTIQNLQAKIIDLESQVGEAVKSNATRTGDALQSSSIPKAADTTTDSSVTKKLEDELKKRDALIERLHEENEKLFDRLTERSMAASTQGLSPSSKASPNNQPANVHSRGEAFSEEAVALPSRSNKNDGAITVVKSGSDIVKTTPAGEYLTAALNDFDPEEYEGLAAIADGANKLLMLVLAAVIKAGASREHEILAEIRDSVFSFISKMEPRRVMDTMLVSRVRILYIRSLLARSPELQSIRVSPVECFLEKPNTGRSKSNSRGSSPGRSPVRYLDTQIHGFKVNIKPERKNKLASVVSRMRGLEQDTGRQQVTGVKLREMQDEAKSFAIGNKALAALFVHTPAGELQRQIRLWLAEHFEFLSVTADDVSGGTGGQLELLSTAIMDGWMAGLGAAVPPHTDALGQLLSEYAKRVYTSQMQHMKDIAGTLAAEEAEDAGQVSKLRSALESVDHKRRKILQQMRSDAALLNLEEGSSPVPNPSTAAEDSRLASLISLDGILKQVKEITRQASVHVLSKSKKKALLEALDELTERMPSLLDIDHPCAQREIATAHQLVETIPEQEDNNLLERSHDRRSSLESISSGETDVSQWNVLQFNTGSSAPFIIKCGGNTNSELVIKADARVQEPKGGEIVRVVPRPSVLVNMSLEEMKQMFAQLPEALSLLALAKTADGTRARYSRLYKTLAIKVPSLRDLVSELD
- the LOC104735058 gene encoding kinesin-like protein KIN-14A isoform X2 — protein: MGDQRNKTNNNRWNWEVSGFEPRKSSSSNASLLDAGGHRSTGPLLRRNSISTPSLPPKQALASKVNGLKDKVKLAKEDYLELRQEATDLQEYSNAKLDRVTRYLGVLAEKSRKLDQFALETEARISPLINEKKRLFNDLLTAKGNIKVFCRARPLLEDEGPSIIEFPGDCTICVNTNDDTLSNPKKDFEFDRVYGPHVGQAALFSDVQPFVQSALDGSNVSMFAYGQTCAGKTYTLEGSNHDRGLYARCFEELFDLANSDSTSTSRFSFSLSVFEIYNEQIRDLLLDSESNLPKITMGLDESVIELRQEKVDNPLEFLRVLKSAFQNRGNDKSKFNVTHLIVTIHIYYSNTITGENIYSKLSLVDMAGSEGLTVEDDSGDHVTDLLHVMNSISTLGDVLSSLTSEKDSISYENSMLTRILADSLGGSSKTLMIVNICPSAQNLSETIASLSYAARARNIIPSLGNRDTIKKWRDVASDARKELLEKERENQNLKQEVVGLKQALKDANDQCVLLYSEVQRAWKVSFTLQSDLKSENTMLVDKHRLEKEQNSQLRNQIAQFLQLDQEQKLQMQQQDSTIQNLQAKIIDLESQVGEAVKSNATRTGDALQSSSIPKAADTTTDSSVTKKLEDELKKRDALIERLHEENEKLFDRLTERSMAASTQGLSPSSKASPNNQPANVHSRGEAFSEEAVALPSRSNKNDGAITVVKSGSDIVKTTPAGEYLTAALNDFDPEEYEGLAAIADGANKLLMLVLAAVIKAGASREHEILAEIRDSVFSFISKMEPRRVMDTMLVSRVRILYIRSLLARSPELQSIRVSPVECFLEKPNTGRSKSNSRGSSPGRSPVRYLDTQIHGFKVNIKPERKNKLASVVSRMRGLEQDTGRQQVTGVKLREMQDEAKSFAIGNKALAALFVHTPAGELQRQIRLWLAEHFEFLSVTADDVSGGTGGQLELLSTAIMDGWMAGLGAAVPPHTDALGQLLSEYAKRVYTSQMQHMKDIAGTLAAEEAEDAGQVSKLRSALESVDHKRRKILQQMRSDAALLNLEEGSSPVPNPSTAAEDSRLASLISLDGILKQVKEITRQASVHVLSKSKKKALLEALDELTERMPSLLDIDHPCAQREIATAHQLVETIPEQEDNNLLERSHDRRSSLESISSGETDVSQWNVLQFNTGSSAPFIIKCGGNTNSELVIKADARVQEPKGGEIVRVVPRPSVLVNMSLEEMKQMFAQLPEALSLLALAKTADGTRARYSRLYKTLAIKVPSLRDLVSELD